Proteins from a genomic interval of Vanacampus margaritifer isolate UIUO_Vmar chromosome 4, RoL_Vmar_1.0, whole genome shotgun sequence:
- the LOC144050401 gene encoding transmembrane 6 superfamily member 1-like isoform X1, with protein sequence MSASAGTGVFVLSLMSIPICYLFNSLVYNNSAEAFFFAGCATFIFLVISARFILKGKAPLDSLFYVYAIHAFFSVVNLIIGLEQDNIIDGFVTFYLKEADPHINTAHGHMMSYWDGCVHYLMYLLMIAAITWGDNFRAIGLYWVGSFVMRTIIYLLGNAVGKYDTEIGPLFFLQLVFIAVSVFACFRIFSHPSTQTVDFTNIQEAQRMTLFHRPLDFCFIIYLIPAMTFCVFRGLVALDCSNTLCQHYAQHYEPYVKDPSAYPKIHMLVSMLYSGPYYIMTLYSLLVPGCEWILDLTLVHSGAIAQAQFSHIGASLHTRTPFSYRVPADNQPVFLMVNILYAVVPQILCYRCTTRPAFFLRGTPNKKSA encoded by the exons ATGAGTGCTTCTGCAGGGACTGGTGTGTTTGTACTCTCGTTGATGTCCATTCCCATCTGCTACTTGTTTAACTCCCTCGTCTACAACAACAG CGCTGAAGCCTTCTTCTTTGCTGGATGTGCAACCTTCATCTTTCTGGTCATATCTGCCCGTTTTATACTCAAGGGAAAAGCTCCATTGGACTCTCTTTTCTATG TGTACGCAATCCATGCGTTCTTCAGTGTGGTGAATCTAATCATCGGACTTGAGCAGGACAACATCATTGATGGATTTGTGACTTTTTACCTCAAAGAG GCAGATCCACATATTAATACAGCACATGGACACATGATGTCCTATTGGGATGGCTGTGTGCATTATCTCATGTATCTACTTATGATTGCTGCAATTACTTGGGG AGACAACTTCAGAGCTATTGGACTCTACTGGGTAGGGTCTTTTGTTATGCGTACCATTATCTACCTACTTGGGAATGCTGTTG gAAAATATGATACTGAAATAGgtcctcttttctttcttcaattGGTGTTCATCGCCGTGTCTGTTTTCGCTTGTTTTCGCATCTTCAGCCATCCCTCCACACAAACTGTTGACTTCACG AACATCCAGGAAGCTCAGAGGATGACGTTGTTCCACAGACCTTTGGACTTCTGTTTTATCATATACCTCATCCCAGCTATGACTTTCTGTGTCTTCAGAGGTCTG GTTGCCCTGGACTGTTCCAACACATTGTGTCAGCACTACGCACAGCATTATGAGCCATACGTGAAAGACCCCTCGGCCTACCCTAAAATACAC ATGCTGGTGAGCATGCTGTACTCGGGCCCATACTACATCATGACTCTCTACAGCTTGTTGGTTCCAGGATGTGAGTGGATACTGGACCTAACTCTCGTACATTCAGGTGCAATAGCACAA GCCCAGTTCTCTCATATCGGTGCCTCTCTTCACACACGGACGCCGTTCTCTTACAGAGTGCCTGCTGACAACCAGCCTGTCTTTCTGATGGTTAATATCCTGTATGCTGTGGTGCCTCAGATTCTTTGCTACCGCTGCACTACCAGGCCTGCCTTCTTCCTCAGAGGCACACCCAACAAGAAAAGTGCATGA
- the LOC144050401 gene encoding transmembrane 6 superfamily member 1-like isoform X2, whose product MGTCQCAEAFFFAGCATFIFLVISARFILKGKAPLDSLFYVYAIHAFFSVVNLIIGLEQDNIIDGFVTFYLKEADPHINTAHGHMMSYWDGCVHYLMYLLMIAAITWGDNFRAIGLYWVGSFVMRTIIYLLGNAVGKYDTEIGPLFFLQLVFIAVSVFACFRIFSHPSTQTVDFTNIQEAQRMTLFHRPLDFCFIIYLIPAMTFCVFRGLVALDCSNTLCQHYAQHYEPYVKDPSAYPKIHMLVSMLYSGPYYIMTLYSLLVPGCEWILDLTLVHSGAIAQAQFSHIGASLHTRTPFSYRVPADNQPVFLMVNILYAVVPQILCYRCTTRPAFFLRGTPNKKSA is encoded by the exons ATGGGAACTTGCCAGTG CGCTGAAGCCTTCTTCTTTGCTGGATGTGCAACCTTCATCTTTCTGGTCATATCTGCCCGTTTTATACTCAAGGGAAAAGCTCCATTGGACTCTCTTTTCTATG TGTACGCAATCCATGCGTTCTTCAGTGTGGTGAATCTAATCATCGGACTTGAGCAGGACAACATCATTGATGGATTTGTGACTTTTTACCTCAAAGAG GCAGATCCACATATTAATACAGCACATGGACACATGATGTCCTATTGGGATGGCTGTGTGCATTATCTCATGTATCTACTTATGATTGCTGCAATTACTTGGGG AGACAACTTCAGAGCTATTGGACTCTACTGGGTAGGGTCTTTTGTTATGCGTACCATTATCTACCTACTTGGGAATGCTGTTG gAAAATATGATACTGAAATAGgtcctcttttctttcttcaattGGTGTTCATCGCCGTGTCTGTTTTCGCTTGTTTTCGCATCTTCAGCCATCCCTCCACACAAACTGTTGACTTCACG AACATCCAGGAAGCTCAGAGGATGACGTTGTTCCACAGACCTTTGGACTTCTGTTTTATCATATACCTCATCCCAGCTATGACTTTCTGTGTCTTCAGAGGTCTG GTTGCCCTGGACTGTTCCAACACATTGTGTCAGCACTACGCACAGCATTATGAGCCATACGTGAAAGACCCCTCGGCCTACCCTAAAATACAC ATGCTGGTGAGCATGCTGTACTCGGGCCCATACTACATCATGACTCTCTACAGCTTGTTGGTTCCAGGATGTGAGTGGATACTGGACCTAACTCTCGTACATTCAGGTGCAATAGCACAA GCCCAGTTCTCTCATATCGGTGCCTCTCTTCACACACGGACGCCGTTCTCTTACAGAGTGCCTGCTGACAACCAGCCTGTCTTTCTGATGGTTAATATCCTGTATGCTGTGGTGCCTCAGATTCTTTGCTACCGCTGCACTACCAGGCCTGCCTTCTTCCTCAGAGGCACACCCAACAAGAAAAGTGCATGA
- the LOC144050401 gene encoding transmembrane 6 superfamily member 1-like isoform X3 codes for MSASAGTGVFVLSLMSIPICYLFNSLVYNNSAEAFFFAGCATFIFLVISARFILKGKAPLDSLFYVYAIHAFFSVVNLIIGLEQDNIIDGFVTFYLKEADPHINTAHGHMMSYWDGCVHYLMYLLMIAAITWGDNFRAIGLYWVGSFVMRTIIYLLGNAVGKYDTEIGPLFFLQLVFIAVSVFACFRIFSHPSTQTVDFTNIQEAQRMTLFHRPLDFCFIIYLIPAMTFCVFRGLVALDCSNTLCQHYAQHYEPYVKDPSAYPKIHMLVSMLYSGPYYIMTLYSLLVPGCEWILDLTLVHSGAIAQSAC; via the exons ATGAGTGCTTCTGCAGGGACTGGTGTGTTTGTACTCTCGTTGATGTCCATTCCCATCTGCTACTTGTTTAACTCCCTCGTCTACAACAACAG CGCTGAAGCCTTCTTCTTTGCTGGATGTGCAACCTTCATCTTTCTGGTCATATCTGCCCGTTTTATACTCAAGGGAAAAGCTCCATTGGACTCTCTTTTCTATG TGTACGCAATCCATGCGTTCTTCAGTGTGGTGAATCTAATCATCGGACTTGAGCAGGACAACATCATTGATGGATTTGTGACTTTTTACCTCAAAGAG GCAGATCCACATATTAATACAGCACATGGACACATGATGTCCTATTGGGATGGCTGTGTGCATTATCTCATGTATCTACTTATGATTGCTGCAATTACTTGGGG AGACAACTTCAGAGCTATTGGACTCTACTGGGTAGGGTCTTTTGTTATGCGTACCATTATCTACCTACTTGGGAATGCTGTTG gAAAATATGATACTGAAATAGgtcctcttttctttcttcaattGGTGTTCATCGCCGTGTCTGTTTTCGCTTGTTTTCGCATCTTCAGCCATCCCTCCACACAAACTGTTGACTTCACG AACATCCAGGAAGCTCAGAGGATGACGTTGTTCCACAGACCTTTGGACTTCTGTTTTATCATATACCTCATCCCAGCTATGACTTTCTGTGTCTTCAGAGGTCTG GTTGCCCTGGACTGTTCCAACACATTGTGTCAGCACTACGCACAGCATTATGAGCCATACGTGAAAGACCCCTCGGCCTACCCTAAAATACAC ATGCTGGTGAGCATGCTGTACTCGGGCCCATACTACATCATGACTCTCTACAGCTTGTTGGTTCCAGGATGTGAGTGGATACTGGACCTAACTCTCGTACATTCAGGTGCAATAGCACAA AGTGCCTGCTGA
- the LOC144050400 gene encoding BTB/POZ domain-containing protein 1-like produces the protein MATGGGGGGGGSASNHDVQESSSVQSKAPGALSNVPTAALGPSASPPVLAVHREPCMYNWQATKSSLKERFAYLFNNELLSDVRFVVGNVRQPQRIPAHKFVLAAGSAVFDAMFNGGMASTSAEIELPDTEPAAFLSLLRFLYSDDVHISPGTAMSTLNTAKKYAVPALAAHCVEFVSKHLKADNAFMLLTQARLFDDPQIASLCLDTIDKSTAEAVNAEGFTDIDLDTLCAILERDTLNIRENRLFGAVVHWAEAECSRQHLPATLENKQKVLGKALPLIRFPLMSVEKLPTANPKPRPSNIDRPRCCLRGEECSINRFQHVESRWGYSGSSDRIRFNVSRRISIVGFGLYGSIHGHTDYQVNIQIMESDKHLTVGQNDTGFSCDGTSNTFRVMFTEPVEILPNVIYTACATLKGPDSHYGTKGLKKVTQESATGTKTTFVFFKSPGNNNGTSVEDGQIPEIIYYT, from the exons ATGGCGaccggtggtggtggtggcggcggcggctcggCGTCAAACCATGACGTCCAAGAGTCCAGCTCGGTGCAGAGCAAGGCTCCAGGAGCGCTCTCCAATGTGCCGACCGCAGCACTCGGCCCATCCGCCTCCCCGCCGGTGCTCGCCGTTCACCGGGAGCCTTGCATGTACAACTGGCAGGCGACCAAGAGCTCCCTGAAGGAGCGCTTCGCCTACCTCTTCAACAATGAACTGCTTAGCGACGTCAGGTTTGTCGTGGGGAATGTCAGACAGCCGCAGAGGATCCCGGCCCATAAGTTCGTCTTGGCCGCTGGCAGTGCCGTGTTCGATGCCATGTTCAACGGGGGAATGGCGAGCACCTCGGCCGAGATAGAGCTGCCCGACACCGAACCAGCAGCTTTTCTCTCGTTGCTCAG GTTCCTGTATTCGGATGACGTGCACATCAGTCCAGGGACTGCGATGTCCACTCTGAACACTGCCAAGAAATACGCTGTCCCCGCTCTGGCCGCTCACTGTGTGGAGTTTGTCAGCAAGCACCTGAAAGCAGACAACGCATTCATGCTACTCACACAG GCAAGATTATTTGATGACCCTCAGATCGCCAGTCTCTGTTTAGACACCATAGACAAAAGCACTGCAGAGGCGGTAAATGCAGAGGGCTTCACTGACATCGACCTCG ACACTTTATGTGCAATCCTTGAAAGAGACACGCTGAACATCAGGGAGAACCGTCTCTTTGGGGCTGTGGTACACTGGGCGGAAGCTGAGTGTAGCAGACAACACCTTCCAGCGACCTTGGAGAACAAGCAGAAGGTACTTGGAAAAGCCCTACCGCTCATCCGCTTCCCACTCATGAGTGTGGAGAAGCTTCCCACAG CAAACCCAAAACCACGGCCCAGCAACATTGACAGGCCCCGCTGCTGCCTCCGCGGAGAAGAATGCAGCATTAATAGATTCCAACATGTCGAGAGTCGATGGGGCTACAGCGGCAGCAGTGACAGAATCAG ATTCAACGTCAGTAGGCGGATCTCCATAGTGGGTTTTGGTCTGTATGGTTCCATCCATGGACACACAGACTATCAGGTCAACATACAG atAATGGAAAGCGACAAACACCTGACTGTTGGGCAGAACGACACGGGATTCAGCTGCGACGGCACATCAAACACGTTCAGAGTAATGTTCACAGAGCCTGTGGAAATCCTTCCCAACGTCATCTATACTGCATGCGCTACCTTAAAG GGACCGGATTCCCACTACGGCACGAAGGGGTTGAAGAAAGTTACCCAGGAGTCAGCAACAGGGACTAAGacaacatttgtctttttcaaATCCCCCGGAAACAATAACGGTACGTCGGTGGAGGACGGACAGATACCAGAGATCATCTACTATACTTAG